In Calonectris borealis chromosome 20, bCalBor7.hap1.2, whole genome shotgun sequence, a genomic segment contains:
- the JPT1 gene encoding jupiter microtubule associated homolog 1 isoform X4: MQAVPAVVTGSNRAGEVGGGCSVPGTVTPRWPLNGALTASSISSVPAAMTTTTTFSGMDPSGRNSSRVLRPPGGGSNFSLGFDEPKEQPMRRNKMVSSIFGTPEENPPSWAKSSGTKPGEIREDCESSGPQRRNSTDANCGDFVDPKGGDGGRETSGWKNE; this comes from the exons ATGCAGGCGGTGCCTGCAGTTGTCACCGGCAGCAACAGGGCCGGGGAGGTAGGAGGAGGGTGCTCTGTTCCCGGAACCGTCACTCCCCGCTGGCCTCTCAACGGAGCTCTTAccgcttcctccatctcctcTGTCCCTGCCGCCATGACCACTACGACCACCTTTTCGGGCATGGACCCCAGTGGCAGGAACAGCTCCAG AGTGCTGCGTCCTCCTGGTGGTGGGTCCAACTTTTCCTTGGGTTTTGATGAACCAAAAGAACAACCCATGCGAAGGAACAAAATGGTATCCAGCATCTTTGGAACTCCTGAAGAAAACCCACCTTCCTGGGCTAAATCATCGG GGACTAAGCCAGGTGAAATCAGAGAAGACTGTGAATCATCTGGACCACAAAGAAGAAATTCAACTGATGCGAACTGTGGAGACTTTGTAGATCCCAAG GGAGGGGATGGTGGTCGTGAAACCTCTG GTTGGAAAAATGAGTGA
- the JPT1 gene encoding jupiter microtubule associated homolog 1 isoform X3, producing MQAVPAVVTGSNRAGEVGGGCSVPGTVTPRWPLNGALTASSISSVPAAMTTTTTFSGMDPSGRNSSRVLRPPGGGSNFSLGFDEPKEQPMRRNKMVSSIFGTPEENPPSWAKSSGTKPGEIREDCESSGPQRRNSTDANCGDFVDPKGGDGGRETSDQRSMEYGLMYIICFI from the exons ATGCAGGCGGTGCCTGCAGTTGTCACCGGCAGCAACAGGGCCGGGGAGGTAGGAGGAGGGTGCTCTGTTCCCGGAACCGTCACTCCCCGCTGGCCTCTCAACGGAGCTCTTAccgcttcctccatctcctcTGTCCCTGCCGCCATGACCACTACGACCACCTTTTCGGGCATGGACCCCAGTGGCAGGAACAGCTCCAG AGTGCTGCGTCCTCCTGGTGGTGGGTCCAACTTTTCCTTGGGTTTTGATGAACCAAAAGAACAACCCATGCGAAGGAACAAAATGGTATCCAGCATCTTTGGAACTCCTGAAGAAAACCCACCTTCCTGGGCTAAATCATCGG GGACTAAGCCAGGTGAAATCAGAGAAGACTGTGAATCATCTGGACCACAAAGAAGAAATTCAACTGATGCGAACTGTGGAGACTTTGTAGATCCCAAG GGAGGGGATGGTGGTCGTGAAACCTCTG ATCAGAGAAGCATGGAATATGGCTTGATGTATATAAtctgttttatataa
- the JPT1 gene encoding jupiter microtubule associated homolog 1 isoform X2, with the protein MQAVPAVVTGSNRAGEVGGGCSVPGTVTPRWPLNGALTASSISSVPAAMTTTTTFSGMDPSGRNSSRVLRPPGGGSNFSLGFDEPKEQPMRRNKMVSSIFGTPEENPPSWAKSSGTKPGEIREDCESSGPQRRNSTDANCGDFVDPKGGDGGRETSENTEADVEAAPGQNEEKSLPAAPVPSPVAPAPSRRNPPGGKSSLVLG; encoded by the exons ATGCAGGCGGTGCCTGCAGTTGTCACCGGCAGCAACAGGGCCGGGGAGGTAGGAGGAGGGTGCTCTGTTCCCGGAACCGTCACTCCCCGCTGGCCTCTCAACGGAGCTCTTAccgcttcctccatctcctcTGTCCCTGCCGCCATGACCACTACGACCACCTTTTCGGGCATGGACCCCAGTGGCAGGAACAGCTCCAG AGTGCTGCGTCCTCCTGGTGGTGGGTCCAACTTTTCCTTGGGTTTTGATGAACCAAAAGAACAACCCATGCGAAGGAACAAAATGGTATCCAGCATCTTTGGAACTCCTGAAGAAAACCCACCTTCCTGGGCTAAATCATCGG GGACTAAGCCAGGTGAAATCAGAGAAGACTGTGAATCATCTGGACCACAAAGAAGAAATTCAACTGATGCGAACTGTGGAGACTTTGTAGATCCCAAG GGAGGGGATGGTGGTCGTGAAACCTCTG AAAACACTGAGGCTGATGTAGAAGCTGCCCCAGgtcagaatgaagaaaaatccctgcctgctgcacctGTTCCTAGCCCAGTAGCACCAGCACCATCCAGGAGAAATCCACCCGGTGGCAAGTCCAGCCTAGTCCTCGGTTAA
- the JPT1 gene encoding jupiter microtubule associated homolog 1 isoform X5 gives MQAVPAVVTGSNRAGEVGGGCSVPGTVTPRWPLNGALTASSISSVPAAMTTTTTFSGMDPSGRNSSRVLRPPGGGSNFSLGFDEPKEQPMRRNKMVSSIFGTPEENPPSWAKSSGTKPGEIREDCESSGPQRRNSTDANCGDFVDPKGGDGGRETSERRS, from the exons ATGCAGGCGGTGCCTGCAGTTGTCACCGGCAGCAACAGGGCCGGGGAGGTAGGAGGAGGGTGCTCTGTTCCCGGAACCGTCACTCCCCGCTGGCCTCTCAACGGAGCTCTTAccgcttcctccatctcctcTGTCCCTGCCGCCATGACCACTACGACCACCTTTTCGGGCATGGACCCCAGTGGCAGGAACAGCTCCAG AGTGCTGCGTCCTCCTGGTGGTGGGTCCAACTTTTCCTTGGGTTTTGATGAACCAAAAGAACAACCCATGCGAAGGAACAAAATGGTATCCAGCATCTTTGGAACTCCTGAAGAAAACCCACCTTCCTGGGCTAAATCATCGG GGACTAAGCCAGGTGAAATCAGAGAAGACTGTGAATCATCTGGACCACAAAGAAGAAATTCAACTGATGCGAACTGTGGAGACTTTGTAGATCCCAAG GGAGGGGATGGTGGTCGTGAAACCTCTG
- the JPT1 gene encoding jupiter microtubule associated homolog 1 isoform X1, with product MQAVPAVVTGSNRAGEVGGGCSVPGTVTPRWPLNGALTASSISSVPAAMTTTTTFSGMDPSGRNSSRVLRPPGGGSNFSLGFDEPKEQPMRRNKMVSSIFGTPEENPPSWAKSSGTKPGEIREDCESSGPQRRNSTDANCGDFVDPKGGDGGRETSASFLLENTEADVEAAPGQNEEKSLPAAPVPSPVAPAPSRRNPPGGKSSLVLG from the exons ATGCAGGCGGTGCCTGCAGTTGTCACCGGCAGCAACAGGGCCGGGGAGGTAGGAGGAGGGTGCTCTGTTCCCGGAACCGTCACTCCCCGCTGGCCTCTCAACGGAGCTCTTAccgcttcctccatctcctcTGTCCCTGCCGCCATGACCACTACGACCACCTTTTCGGGCATGGACCCCAGTGGCAGGAACAGCTCCAG AGTGCTGCGTCCTCCTGGTGGTGGGTCCAACTTTTCCTTGGGTTTTGATGAACCAAAAGAACAACCCATGCGAAGGAACAAAATGGTATCCAGCATCTTTGGAACTCCTGAAGAAAACCCACCTTCCTGGGCTAAATCATCGG GGACTAAGCCAGGTGAAATCAGAGAAGACTGTGAATCATCTGGACCACAAAGAAGAAATTCAACTGATGCGAACTGTGGAGACTTTGTAGATCCCAAG GGAGGGGATGGTGGTCGTGAAACCTCTG CTTCTTTTCTTCTAGAAAACACTGAGGCTGATGTAGAAGCTGCCCCAGgtcagaatgaagaaaaatccctgcctgctgcacctGTTCCTAGCCCAGTAGCACCAGCACCATCCAGGAGAAATCCACCCGGTGGCAAGTCCAGCCTAGTCCTCGGTTAA
- the JPT1 gene encoding jupiter microtubule associated homolog 1 isoform X6, with amino-acid sequence MRRNKMVSSIFGTPEENPPSWAKSSGTKPGEIREDCESSGPQRRNSTDANCGDFVDPKGGDGGRETSASFLLENTEADVEAAPGQNEEKSLPAAPVPSPVAPAPSRRNPPGGKSSLVLG; translated from the exons ATGCGAAGGAACAAAATGGTATCCAGCATCTTTGGAACTCCTGAAGAAAACCCACCTTCCTGGGCTAAATCATCGG GGACTAAGCCAGGTGAAATCAGAGAAGACTGTGAATCATCTGGACCACAAAGAAGAAATTCAACTGATGCGAACTGTGGAGACTTTGTAGATCCCAAG GGAGGGGATGGTGGTCGTGAAACCTCTG CTTCTTTTCTTCTAGAAAACACTGAGGCTGATGTAGAAGCTGCCCCAGgtcagaatgaagaaaaatccctgcctgctgcacctGTTCCTAGCCCAGTAGCACCAGCACCATCCAGGAGAAATCCACCCGGTGGCAAGTCCAGCCTAGTCCTCGGTTAA
- the NT5C gene encoding LOW QUALITY PROTEIN: 5'(3')-deoxyribonucleotidase, cytosolic type (The sequence of the model RefSeq protein was modified relative to this genomic sequence to represent the inferred CDS: deleted 1 base in 1 codon) codes for MLMHIHAPKVRPALACVDEPGASPGAGSGMGSAAGPLRVLVDMDGVLADFEGGVLRGFRARFPGEPRVELAARRGFSVREQYRCLREDLGAKVASVYESPGFFLGLDPIPGALEAMQEMIHMQDTEVFICTSPLRKYEHCIVEKYKWVEKHLGPEFVERIILTRDKTVVSADLLFDDKDTIRGAELNPSWEHVLFTCCHNRHVQLKAPCRRLLSWADNWKAILESKRRQ; via the exons ATGCTCATGCATATTCACGCCCCGAAGGTCCGCCCTGCTCTCGCGTGTGTTGACGAACCCGGAGCG TCgccgggcgcaggcagcggcATGGGCAGCGCGGCAGGCCCGCTGCGGGTGCTGGTGGACATGGACGGGGTCCTGGCCGACTTCGAGggcggggtgctgcggggcttCCGCGCCCGCTTCCCCGGGGAGCCGCGGGTGGAGCTGGCGGCGCGGAGGGGCTTCTCGGTGCGGGAGCAGTACCGCTGCCTGCGGGAGGACCTGGGG GCTAAGGTAGCCAGCGTCTATGAATCACCTGGCTTCTTTCTAGGATTGGATCCGATTCCAGGAGCCCTTGAAGCTATGCAGGAGATGATCCACATGCAAGA CACCGAAGTCTTTATTTGCACAAGTCCTCTCCGGAAATACGAGCACTGTATCGTGGAAAAG TATAAGTGGGTAGAAAAACATTTGGGACCCGAGTTTGTGGAGCGGATTATTCTAACCCGAGATAAGACCGTTGTATCTGCTGACTTGCTGTTTGATGACAAGGATACCATTAGAG GCGCAGAGCTGAACCCGAGCTGGGAGCACGTCCTGTTTACCTGCTGCCACAACAGGCATGTCCAGCTGAAGGCACCGTGCAGGCGGCTGCTGTCCTGGGCGGATAATTGGAAGGCAATCTTGGAAAGCAAGCGCAGGCAGTAA